The window ATAAATTTCTGTATTCTGCATTCCTGCCTAGTTCCTTTCAGGCAATTAGACAAGATTTGAGTGTTACATTCAGCCCAACTTTCTTTTAGAGTGTTTGGGCAATTGGAATGAGGCTACTGAGCAAATTAAAAATCTGACAGCTCTTCCTAACTACTGTTTGGGAGTCACCATAGACCTGAGGAAGAAACAATTTTGTATTCCTTTCCTTGCTGCTGTGGGGTGAAGAATGAGTAGTTATTCACGCATCGTGCCATCATTTAATGAATCCAAAATGGCAAtgattctttcttttgttttgttacaaagTAGCAGTGAATAGTTTGTAAAATCCAAATTCCTGCCTTGCTTTTCTGGAATTTATACCTTGAGTCAGCGTCATCATCATGATAGCAAAGAGAATTAACTTGGAAAAGTTGTCATTTGACCTCAAAATGGAATGGTTTCTGGGGCTGACTTTTACATTGGTGTTGGGGAGGGAGAAGCATTTGACTAGTTCAGCCGAAGCAACACGAGTGATAAATTGCACACACATGTTGTACAGGTCTCTCGGAacttacgtgcatttaacatgcgcgatttcaacTTTACGCGTACGGCCAGAGtcggggggcatggcctcaggcggggggggggcgtggcttcaagatttaaaggtcctggggtactagctgtggctgggagttccagggcctttaaatcacgcagcgggctcccagctgcagaggtggctggtagcccctgtgGCGAACTacagggcctgaggctccagccaccgtggagctccgggccctttaagtgccagtcccagcccagctgccaaagctgcgggcaggatttaaagggctctgccgGGCTCCCCATTGCGGCGGGAAACCaggcagagccctttaaatcctgcccgcagctccgggcgggggaggggggcatttaaagggctccagcgGGCTCCCCGCCGCGGCAGGAAGCCcagcggagccctttaaatctcgcctgcagctccagcagcggggtgggggccagcatttaaagggcagcagggagcccggtagagccctttaaatcccccccccccccggcccggccgctggagctgtgggcagGGTTTAAAGTGCTTGGGGATATAATTTTGACTAGATGCGGTTTTCGCTTTATGCGATAACCACGGAACGGAACCCCCGCCTAAGATAAGACTTGCCTGTACTGAGCTAAAATTGTACACCGGTTTATTGGTGGACACAGCACAAAGTTACAAGTTTACTTGCTTTTATTCAGTGATATTTTAGATTTAGAACGTAGATATGTAAAAATGAGCTAACAATATATAACaggctttttttaattttgaagaaTAATGTTGAAAAGGGATTCTAGAAATCCATGTGTAAATACAGGCTACACAGTTAATTGCTTGCTTTCTCCTTTAAAGGTCAGGGAAGCTGCTGCCCATGATTCAGTTCCTTCAGAAGAGCATCCAACGTCACTTTGAAGATGTTTCTAAACTGTACGTATTGCTGtcctttaaatctttttaaaacttAAACCATAGTCTTGTACAAAAGCTTAAGGCTATTGAATGTTAGGAGGGAAAATTTGTGTGATGTACTTAGATGAAGCAGAACCtaccatttaatatttttttcttctggtgACTTGTTTTTACAGCTGTGAATGGAATCGCTATAATATTAAATATGCTTTGGCCATTTCCCAACAACGGGGCATGAAACGTCCCGCAGAAACATCAGTGAGTGAAGAGGAGTTGGAGGATTCTAACAGCGATTATCTTATGGAAGAGGCAAGCACACTTTCATAGGACAACTGATTTTTCCCTTAATTttcctatttctttttgttttttggggaccTACAGAAGCAATCACTTGCGCCAGTGGTATTCCCTGAGATTAAGTGGCCCTCATACTGGCTTATTTTGTATATGTTGTGATATAGGCTTGGAGTAATCTGCAAAGATACAGAAGCTGGTTTGATTTAGGATAGCTAAAGTGTAGTCCATACAGTCCCTAAAACATGGCTTACGGCCTCCCTCTTCCCGTAACTGAGGGAGCGAGGACGAACCTGATCAGCTAGATTTGTATCTGAACTCAGACAAGAGGATACTTGTGTTCATCTGTCAATAAAGATAAAAGCACAAGTAAAATTGTTTGGTGCGtttatttttgataaaatgtatatacatatacaggCATTTTAGGCATTGCAAGTCACTCTCTGAAGTCTGTGCTGTCACAATATTTCTGTGCCCTGGATTAAACTCTTTTTTAGTCATTTGTGTGTGtcatttttcattaaatatttgGAGGGTGGTTGCATATTGACCTCAACTCATTTTGAAATGTTATCCTAGttgcatttaataaaataataattttataaaTTCTAAAATTATCCAAATTTTAAGCTGAATATTCCCCccccaaaaggaaaaatatttgagATAAATGTCATACCATAGTGTGAACAAATATCTGAGCAACGATTGTGCAGTACAGCGTCTGCAAGGAATTTAATTGGTTAATGGTCAAGGGTATTGCAGTAAAGATTTATGTCCAGAAATTTCCAGCCTGTTGAATGCAACTTATACCACTATGTAATCAGAAGAACAGTAAATATCTGaatgtttgtttcccttttctttttttcgtTTTAACATGACAGCTCTTCTGGTTTTTTTAACAATACAACCAGGGTTCATTAGGATGTCAGTGCAGGTTTGGGTCTCTCGGTTGCTTTAAATGTAAGTCAGAATGAGCACCAGTTAATTACTGTTTTGAGATTCTGGATATGGAAAAAACATGCACGTCTCCTATGCAATATATTAAAAGATCTCTATTGGTGAAGAATATCTCACAGATTATGGATGAGGATCAATCACAAGTGATCTTCTATTGAATTGAGTTTTGGTGAGTttgctttcctctctctctctctttctctcagcacTTGGCAAAAAGGTTACTGAAAACTGTTACAGAGAAAATGTGCATAAAAATGTTTAGATATagaaaaaatcagtttgcatgaCTCAgctgtataaaataaatattattgtaTACTCTGGTGATCGAAGTAAATAAATATACCAGTGTAAAACTGTTTTTCCATGCTTATTCTTGCGAATGACTGCTTCCTTCCACTATTATCCAGGACACACATAATTTCTATTCACTTCACTGGCCATGGTGGGTAGTATTTTACATTCTTCCTACCTGATTGCTTATCATTATTTATCATCAAAAAATCTTTTACCGTTGCTGTTTTTTTGTAGTCTTCATGTCTTGCCTGCGTTGCAAGATgtcaaaaaaagataaaaggtaTTAAAAGAGTGAAAAAGCTGGGGACACACATCAGTGATGGCACGCTGAATtgtttctcctttttttaaaaaaactcttaTTTTCTCAAGTGCAAACACTGGTTTTACTGGCCTCTCCCCtggtgttagggtgaccagacagcaaatgtgaaaaatcgagacagaaggtggggggtaataggaacctatataagaaacagacccaaaaattgggactgtccctataaaatcgggacatctggtcaccctacctggtgtTGAGAAAAGGCTGCTTAGAAGGGAGAAATCAAATAAACGAGGAAAGAGTAAATGTTAAGAGAGCTAAAAGGATTATAGGTGGATAGGGATTGTTAAAATCATGAAATCTTACATGATTGAGAATAAAGTTCTAcatcggggtggccaacctgtggggctggagccacatgcagctcttcagaagttaatatgtggcttcttgtataggtgctgactccagggctggagctacaggcgccagcTTTcgaatgtgctggggggtgctcattactcaacccctggctctgccacaggccctacccccactccaccccttcctgccccctcccctgaaccTACTGtgcccttgctctgccccctcccctgatcctcctgcatgccacaaaacagctgatcagaaggtgtggggagggagagggaggcgctggtcagcagggctgctggtgggtggaagccactgggagcagagatgggtggaattggatggggggctgctgatgtattactgtggctctttggcaatgtgcataggtaaattctggctctttcTCAGGCTCAAGTTGGTCACTCCTGTTCTACATGGTAGCAGTATCAGCATATGTTTACATAGGCTGACATTACCCCATAATTGCTGCCCCATTGCTTACAGTTTCTTGTGTGTGTCTTGTCTCTAGATGGTGCGCTCTTCAAGACAGGAACTGTCTTACTAtggtttgcacagcacctactAGAAATGGATCTTAGCACTGGAAGGCCACCTCAGTTATCTCAATAGTATCTAATAAATGTGTGTATGTAATATAAGCCACAATTGTATATAATATTAGCCACATTGTTACTAAGCTAGCCTTGATCTTGCACCTAAATTTGTGTGCCTGCAGTTCTTGGAAGCTagttttgaaagtctggcccatAAAGATAATACAAAGGATTACATCTGGAGGAAGAGCTATGCTTTTGTATTACCCACCTCAGAAACATTTACATTTATAAATGCAGTATTTTTGTGCAACTATACAGTGCAGACAGCACAATGAAACCAGATTTCTCTGTGGAAGTGCCAGGAGAACTTTCATCAGGCGTAAAGCCAGCTCCTGCACCAGCCACTCCCTGCATAGAAGGTGGTGTAGCCATCTACTCCCTTATTCCTCAGTTGAGCTAAGACAGAGCTATCAAAATAAACTTTTGTCTCACACAAGTTGTCCAGTAACATTTTGTGACGTGCTCATATAACATGGTGATGAGTGATACTGAAACCTGAACAGAATGAGTCTGGTAAGCCCAATATTAGGCCTAATATTTCTTCTGGTTTagcccagtttatgtaattttgAATGTGGGCAGTCAACtataaagcagtggctctcaaactagggccgccgcttgttcagggaaagccctagcaggccaggccggtttgtttacctgctgtgtccacaggtttggccgatcacggctcccactggctgcggttcgctactccaggccaatgggggctgtgggaagcagcgcaggcgGGGGATGcaggctgccacttcccgcagcccccattgacctggagcggtaaaccacggccaatgggagccacaatccgccgaacctgcagatgtagcaggtaaacaaaccagcccagcccagcccacttgACTACATTTTGCAGGGTCAGACCTTATCTACACACACTTGCACCAATTTAAAGGTGTGTTTTTAAGCCCATTTAATTAGATCCATGCACATTTCTTTGTAGATGTTCTTCTTTAATTTTGAGTGTATATTTTATCTTAATCCTGTAAAAAACAGATTTAAGCTAAACCCATTTAtgcttaaactgaaataaaacgTTTAAACTAATTTACGTGTCTAAAATAGCTTTAAACTGGTgcaagtttgttttttcttcccattttcctCTCCTGATCTGGtatttaaagtgctttgaaactCCTGATGAGAAGTGTTATGGAAAAGTAGTATTTTTAAGCCAGTAGGTTGGACTTCAAGGAGCAGGAATTGAGAAAAAGAGCTGCAGAGGTTTTGGCAGCATCTCAGTGGAGTTTCCTCTCTTTGcataagaaacaaaatatttttaagggaCTTTCCCAAAAATGTACAGACATTCTCGTGGTTTCAGAGGTGAAAAAGAATGTTTCATACAAGAGGTCCTGAGCCTCTGCATGAGGGGCTGAGAGGAGGAGGCTGTTGAACATATTTGGCCCAACATCTCTGGTCTGTGTGATCTTTGCCTCTTGCTGCACATCATGTACCACATTTACCCTACCACCCAGCTTGCAATACCTGGGTTTATTTTACCTGTAATAATGAACTAACAATTTTACCAAACCCTGAGTGTACAAAAATtgtgagatttaaaaaagaagCTATCTTAGGGGTTTTATTTGTCTTCTAATCTTTGAACAATGTGGGAACATTCAGctaatgttttcaagcttttctctgcaaccaagagGGCAAGaaacctgttttaaaaaaccaaacaaaaagctgAGGTTCTGTAAGTACACGATTTCAGGAGCCGGAGCTTCAAGGAAAACAGCAACTATGAAACCTGGCAACACCAACTTGAGCTTAATAGTAAAACCCATGAAACTGCCTTGGTTGTGGGCACTTTTTAGGGACTAGTGGTTAGCACCAAGTTTCAGTGTGAATAATTATTAAAACTCATTAAATTAATAACAGCATTTTTTGCAAAGGCAGGTCTGCACAGTGAATGGTCtctggggtctgatcctgcaaactcagTGCCTGTGGCACGTGCTGCTCCCCGCCCGGGGTGAGCTGGCAGTACTGGAGTTGGTAGGAAGGCTGCCGGCTGGGACACCAAGCGCGGGGCCGGCTGAGGAGAGGACGGTGGCGGGcgagggaggaggggctgtggggggccccGGCTGGCCCAGGGCGCTGCGCGGCGCCCACCACGGAGCAGGCAAAGGCCGAAGCCCGGCAGCTGGTACCGCAGCAGCGGGCAGGGACCTCCCGCCTCTAGCCGGCGCTGTGGGGCTGCAAGGCCCGGCCTGGGGCTCGCTGCTGCACTGGTCAGGCGCCCGAGCCCCTGCCGCGAGGCCAGCCCGCGCCTCCCCGGAGCCCGGCCATGCTGGCGGCGCGTCTGCTGCGGGCGGCCCCGAGCGGGCTCGCCTCCCTGCACGGCTCCGCCCGCCGCCTGCGCGGGGCCCGGGTGGCCGTGGTGAGTAAGGGCCGGCCCGGGGGGTCAGCGCCGGTTGCAAACAGCCCTGGGCTGCGGGCGGGGGGCGAGCTGGGGAGCGCAGCCCATGCTGGGGGAGGCGTTTTCCACGTGGGGAGCTCCAGGGAGCTGCGCAGACCCCCTCCCCGCGCGCCCTGGGCGGGTTACAGCCCCAAGATGAAAGTCTCTCACTGCCTGCTTCCGTACCTGTGTCCTCTGCCTGGCCTGGGCTGTGGCGGGCTTAGTTGCGTCCTTTGATCTTGCTCTGCAGCTGGTGACCCAGCTGGAATCTTTGAGATTAGCAGAGATTATTTGATgtttaactttattttatttaatctgGTCTATGACATAGTTTGACTTTTTGTACACACATTTCAGACCAAACTGTACATTGGGTTCACTTCTGCAGTCTAATTTGCATAGGGCCTAAGGAAAGATAAATTAGTGGAGGTGGTAAAGACTAATGAAGTGAATAATGTCAAAAGCTATTTGGTACTTAATAGTTGCAAGGAATCCATGATAAATAAGGTTAAAATTGGAGAACATCTAGGAGCTAGCTACCTAAATATTAACAGGGTTGAAATGATGTCTGTAGCAGAAATAATAATCAGAAAAGCAGAGTACGAAGGAACTGGGAATTAAAATAGGCTGGAATTCAGTCCCAAATGGGAAAATCAACAGTGGTAAGTATTTAAGGTACAATTGGGAAGGTTATGGGCAAAATGCATTCCAATAATACCTTAAATGCTAAGCAAGCAACCAAAAGCAGTGTGCTGGTGTGGGGAAATACAGAACCGCATACAAGGGAACCAGAGGGCATTAAAATTACAAGAGAAACTGGGAAAGAGGAAACTGGACAGgttgtaaaaataaaatctaaagaaGTAAATTGTACAGAGCATCTTAAATAACAAgaagttttaaatatatataaaatatgcatgCAGTGGATAACTGATAAAGCACCCACTAAGCTGATTAAAAATGAGGGGAGCGCTTGGGTTAAGAAAGTTGAgttcttaaagggacactgccaaTTGGAAACCTAGTCACTGTTTAAAGCATGAATTTAAAATAGTTTCAGGAACTGCAAAGGCTCTTGGAATTTTTTGTGTCTTTACAGTCACAATTTccctatttttaaaatctatctctctctctttttttgttgctgtctaaaagacccacacaaacaggGAAAACTGACTATATACCCAGtgtgtcaaatgcacaaagtaagcaAACTGCAGAAATTGGGGAACATTATTTTCTCTAATCTCCTTCAGTTCCATTGTTCTTCAGTAATAGCCAGGATAGATTCAGACATGGGAGGACACACTTGGCTAACAGTTTGGGGTTATCTGAAAGCACTATCCCATGGCTAATAAGGGAAATTCAGTTGAGCTatttagtgtacttagattttaaaaaatgacttagcCATTAATCTCTGATATGGATCCTAAGAATAAGAGTCATGTAACAGGTAAAATAGAGTGTCATAAATTCTGACTTTTGAGGTGCGCCTTCTAACTCCCTTCTGTTTTAATGAAAAGTTTACGTATGCATCAGTCTGAATATAGTCCATTATATGTAAGATCACCCTCCTTACATATCTTAGGAGCATGAGAGCTCATAATATTATTTTTAGCCACTTTTGTGACTACCATCACATTTTAAAACTATGTGTCAGTTTTTCAAGTCTGAGAAAAATGCAAAATACTTTTTGCTTTTCAACTCAGTAGTAAATGCTGAGCCATTTGCCTGAATCAGAACAAGCTACTATAAATAGGACATCCCAGTTCTCGTGTAACCCATCAGTACTGAGGCCACTATCTGTTTTGTTTGATAAGGTTGCAGCTGCAATTGCTTTATCCCCAAATGCTTGTGCAAGACCcctaaaatacatattttgtcTGAAATATTGTGCTGATTTTCTCTTTGCAGGTCTTGTCTGGATGTGGTGTGTATGATGGTACGGAAATCCATGAGGCCTCAGCGTAAGCAGCTTTGCCTTATTGCAGAGTCCAGAAATGTATTCTTCACATGATTAGAGCATTTTATTCTAATTAATTAATTTCCAGTTTCCCAGGGCTGTCGGTACTCCCCTGGAAGAGCCTTGATGGTGTGTGGTTTTCTTCCAGAGTTCGTTCTTTCCATACACCATGAAAATCTACCACTTTGTCTCAGCTTTATGGTTCTCCTTAAGTTCTCATATTGCATGCTTCCCGATGAGAAGTGGGCAGACTCCATCACCACCACATACTAAGCCAGAGCAATGAGCTATTGGTAGACAATCCTCTCCCAAGAGCAAGCTGCTGCTCTAGCATTTCCAGCTCAGGAAGCATGACCACAGACTTCACTTATTTCCTAATCACCTTTCTGGGCCAAGTTCTAGTGCCAGGATTGTTAATGTTCAGACTGAATTTGACCTATCACACTGTACACCAGATAATGAGACATTGATCTTAATGTATTTTCGTGAGACTTTTGGACTCTTCTTACAGTTCTGAAGGAAGACTGTACTGGTTTCTCTAACAAGAGTAAATAACGCAGCAATCAAAGGGGTTTAAGTACCATCTGCAGCTCATCTAGTTTTCCACTTCACTTCCCCCCTTGACAGGCTATAATAAATGCCCTATAGAGTGCTGCCGAAGCTTTTCCTGTCTTGCTCCtccccttaccagtaatggaatctgtctgtacctctctcctccccactgcacccccctcccattactgcacagttggctcagcagaggaacacgtgtgctgaaggcagagctgggggcagaactgggaatgGTAGAGGAGCTGGGCTAGATGgtgctccctcccactccccgtgggcattggcccaggccctgctgcatgcacccccctgaatgttcctctgcacccccttAGGGgggtgcaccccacagtttgggaaccactatcCTATACATTCTCTAAAAACTGACACTTTGCGGTCATTTTGTATGCTACTTTGTCAGTGCTGTTTTCCAAAACGTAATCTATTTCTGGTAGGACTCAGAGCCAGATAAAAACCTGCTCTAATTGGCTCCTTAAGACTCCCTCTCTTCTAAGGCTTTCATCATATTTGTACCTATTTTATAGCATTTTGGTTCACCTGAGTCGTGGGGGAGCTGAAGTTCAGATGTATGCCCCAGATATTCCTCAGATGCACGTTATTGACCACAGCAAAGGGCAACCAGCTGAGGCTGAATCAAGGTAAGAGCTACAGTTAATTTGCAGAAGATGACTCCTGCTTCTTGAGCTTgtgccacagggatgtgctgcaGAAGTTATGCCCTATGCTAAATATTTACTAGTAGCAATTTTCCCGAAGTGTTTAACATTATGCCAACTAATATTTTGTATGTGAGAAAAACTTAGATTCTTTGTCTTTTGGCTGCTACCTAAAACCTTATCCCACTTCTTGCTCATGGGTACTGTATATTCCAGTTCTATTTCAGAAGCAGCTGTAGCTCTAGTTATTCAGGGTCATTATTTTCGGCTCTTCAAAAATAACACCCTTCTCTTACATAGTTTCACCACACTTGTGCATGCACTGGCTTCATTACTCTTATTGCTTTATTTGTTGTTCTTCAAGAAATGTTTTAGTGGAATCATCAAGGATTGCTCGTGGTAAAATCACAGACCTGGCTAAACTTAGTACAAAGGACTATGATGCTGTGATATTCCCTGGTGGATTCGGAGCTGCTAAAAACCTGTGAGTGCCAAGCTAAGTAAAGTGATACAGAAATCCTTTATGCATAATTCAGACAGTAATAGTAGGAAACAGTGGTCTTTTTACAAAATATGTTAGTTTACATAGTCTACCTCAGTGCTTCTCAACCAGGggcatgcagaggtcttccaggggcacATCAACTAATCTAgaaatttgcctagttttacggcaggctacataaaaagcactagcgaagttggtacaaactaaaatttcatacagacaatgacttatttatactgcactatatactgtacactgaaatgaaagtacaatgtttatattccagttgatttatgtTATAATTAgtgctgtcgattaattgcagataactcacgcgattaactcaaaaaaattaatctcagttaaaaaaaattaatcgcgattaatcgcggttttaatcacactgttaaatagaataccaattgaaatgtattaaatattttggatgtttatctacattttcatatatattgtattctgtgtcatcattgtaaaacttcagagcctacaagtccactcagtccttctacttgttcagccagatgctaagacaaataagtttctttatatttacaggagataattctgccctctccttatttacaatgtcaccagaaagtgagaacaggcatttgcatggcacttttgtagctgccattgcaaggtatttatgtgacagatatgctaaacattcttatactccttcatgctttggccacctttCCAGAGGACATTCTTCCATGCTAATgaagcttgttaaaaaaataatgcattaattacatttgtaactgaactccttgggagaaaattatgtcccctgctctgttttacccacattctgccatatatttcatgttatagcagtctcagatgatgactcagcacatgttgttcacgTTAAGAACACTTTCAATGCAGATTTTACAGAACataaagaagataccaatgtgagatttctaaagataactatagcacttgacccaaggtttaagaatctgaagtaccttccaagatctgagagggacgaggtgtggaacatgctttcagaagtcttaaaagagaaacactccgatgcggaaactacagaacccaaaccaccaaagaagaaaatgaatcttctgctgatggcatctgactcagataatgaaaatgaacatgcatcggtccgcactgctttggattgttatcgagcagaaatcatcatcagcatggacacacatcctctggaatggtgattgaagcacgAAGGGatttatgaatctttagcacatctggcatgtaaatatcttgtgacggcagctacaacagtgccatgtgaacgcctgtccTCACTTGCaggtgacgtaaacaagaagccggcagcattatctcctgcaaatttaaacaaacttgtttgtctgaatgattggctgaacaggaagtaggactgagtggacttgcagggtctaaaattttacattgttttatttttgaatgcaagggcttttgtacataattctacatttgtaagttcaactttcatgataaagagcttGAACTACAGTACAGGTATTAGTTGaattgttaatattttatttgtacagtgcaaatatttgtaattaaaaatactcatataaagtgagcactgtacactttgtactctgtgttgtaattgaaatcaatatatttgaaaatgtagaaaacgtccaaaaatattaaaatagtattctattgttaacagtgcgattaatcccaattaattttttaatcacttgacagccccagTTATAATTATATGttaaaaaggagaaagtaagcaatttttcataaAGTAGTAGTGTgttgtgacatttttgtatttttatgactgattttgtaagcaagtagtttttaagtgaggagaAACTtgagggtacacaagacaaatttggactcctgaaagaggtacagtagttggaaaaggttgagagccattggaGCTAAGGAAGACTTCTTTCAAATTGTTTGGGGATTCCCATAGAATAACATTTTCAGTGCTGCacatggatgggtgggtgggggtttccctACGTGATTATTCTTATTGTTAGAATGGCATTTTGTAATCTGCAAATTCCACACTGaaaaatttcccacccaaactaggcagcagttctagtGCTTAAacaccacattaaaaaaaaaaaaaaaaacaacaaaaaaaaacaactttcctttctctgtggtggtggtttttgggGCATGATGGAGGGACGTGAAGATtataaaacttttaattttagATCATCTCCAGTATCTTTCTCTTTCTGCCTGAGTCTATAGAAAGTATTGGGATAATATTAAACTAATCACTAAATAATT of the Gopherus flavomarginatus isolate rGopFla2 chromosome 1, rGopFla2.mat.asm, whole genome shotgun sequence genome contains:
- the GATD3 gene encoding glutamine amidotransferase-like class 1 domain-containing protein 3, mitochondrial, whose product is MLAARLLRAAPSGLASLHGSARRLRGARVAVVLSGCGVYDGTEIHEASAILVHLSRGGAEVQMYAPDIPQMHVIDHSKGQPAEAESRNVLVESSRIARGKITDLAKLSTKDYDAVIFPGGFGAAKNLSTFAVDGKDCKVNGEVERVLKEFHKAGKPIGLCCISPVLAAKVLSGAEVTVGHEEEEGGKWPYAGTAGAIKALGGKHYVKEVTISFPINNQ